A window of the Serratia sarumanii genome harbors these coding sequences:
- a CDS encoding 5'-nucleotidase, lipoprotein e(P4) family, with protein sequence MAGKQARTLTLGAAIGVALLTLAGCAQPPHTDAQAQQRLAHQSVLAVNWFQQSGEYRALAHQAFNSAQRAFDQARAAPGRKKAVVVDLDETMLDNSAYSGWQAQQGQPYDGATWAKWTQAEQAGAVPGAVSFARYVNAHQGTMFYVSNRKQSEYAATVANMQKLGFTGMSEKTVLLSTDTSNKQARFDAIKQAGYDIVVYAGDNLNDFGAATYHQDNAQRRAFVSENQNKFGTEFIVLPNPLYGDWESGLARDYNKLTPQQKLQVRQQAIKAWRGR encoded by the coding sequence ATGGCAGGAAAACAGGCAAGGACACTCACCCTCGGCGCGGCGATTGGCGTCGCGCTGCTGACGTTGGCCGGTTGCGCGCAGCCGCCGCACACCGACGCGCAGGCCCAGCAGCGGCTGGCGCATCAGTCGGTGCTGGCGGTGAACTGGTTCCAACAGTCCGGCGAATACCGCGCGCTGGCGCATCAGGCGTTCAACAGCGCGCAGCGCGCCTTCGATCAGGCCAGGGCCGCGCCGGGCCGTAAAAAGGCGGTGGTGGTCGATCTGGATGAAACCATGCTGGACAACAGCGCCTACTCCGGCTGGCAGGCGCAGCAGGGCCAGCCATACGACGGCGCCACCTGGGCCAAATGGACGCAGGCCGAACAGGCCGGCGCGGTGCCGGGCGCGGTGTCGTTCGCCCGCTACGTCAACGCCCATCAGGGCACGATGTTCTACGTGTCGAACCGCAAGCAGAGCGAATACGCCGCCACGGTGGCCAACATGCAGAAGCTCGGTTTCACCGGCATGTCGGAAAAGACCGTGCTGCTCAGCACCGATACCTCCAATAAGCAGGCGCGCTTCGACGCCATCAAACAAGCCGGCTACGACATCGTGGTGTACGCGGGCGACAACCTGAACGACTTCGGCGCCGCGACTTACCACCAGGACAACGCGCAGCGCCGGGCATTCGTCAGCGAGAACCAGAACAAGTTCGGCACCGAATTCATCGTGCTGCCCAACCCGCTGTACGGCGATTGGGAAAGCGGGCTGGCCCGCGACTACAACAAGCTGACGCCGCAGCAGAAGCTGCAGGTGCGCCAACAGGCGATCAAAGCCTGGCGCGGGCGCTGA
- a CDS encoding GNAT family N-acetyltransferase has protein sequence MHNDGRFDFHNALRYSSDELANILSHCFENYIVRFVVDGPTFAARFGAEDLSLNDSLIVTHRHEPVAVALIARRGRHSRVAAFSVRPEMRGQGLGKALMQRLVADARHRGDRRLSLEVIEGNDAALALYHRAGLRIVRTLTGHQAPAEAPPGTAELQAVDPLTVSHRLTAEGATDLPWLIAPESLFKLPGKPQAYTLNRQAYAVVMPGAEHCWLRLIYVPPQHRGQGHARALLAALQTRFAPLPLTANVVVPEVAAPFFTHLGWRQDPLRQFEMDMLLDSPQE, from the coding sequence ATGCATAACGACGGACGCTTCGACTTCCACAACGCCCTGCGCTACAGCAGCGACGAACTGGCGAACATCCTCAGCCACTGCTTTGAAAACTACATCGTGCGCTTCGTTGTCGACGGGCCGACCTTCGCCGCCCGTTTCGGCGCCGAAGATCTCAGCCTGAACGACAGCCTGATCGTCACCCACCGCCATGAACCGGTGGCGGTGGCGCTGATCGCCCGCCGCGGCCGGCACAGCCGGGTCGCGGCCTTTTCCGTGCGCCCGGAGATGCGCGGCCAGGGCCTGGGCAAGGCGCTGATGCAGCGGCTGGTGGCGGACGCCCGCCACCGCGGCGACCGGCGGCTGTCGCTGGAAGTGATCGAAGGCAACGACGCCGCGCTGGCGCTGTACCACCGCGCCGGGCTGCGCATCGTGCGCACCCTGACCGGCCATCAGGCGCCGGCGGAAGCGCCGCCAGGCACGGCGGAACTGCAGGCGGTCGATCCGCTGACCGTCAGCCATCGCCTGACGGCGGAAGGCGCCACCGATCTGCCCTGGCTGATCGCCCCCGAATCGCTGTTCAAGCTGCCGGGCAAACCGCAAGCCTATACGCTCAATCGTCAGGCCTACGCCGTGGTGATGCCCGGCGCCGAGCACTGCTGGCTGCGCCTGATCTACGTGCCGCCGCAGCACCGCGGCCAGGGGCATGCGCGCGCCTTGCTGGCCGCCCTGCAAACACGGTTCGCCCCTTTGCCGCTGACTGCCAACGTCGTTGTGCCCGAGGTGGCCGCCCCCTTCTTTACGCATCTTGGCTGGCGGCAGGATCCCCTGCGGCAGTTCGAGATGGATATGCTGCTGGACAGCCCACAAGAATAA
- the ompC gene encoding porin OmpC produces the protein MKRNLLAVIIPALLLAQAAQAAEIYNKDGNKLDFYGRVKALHYFSDDAGNDGDKTYVRIGFKGATQINDMLTGYGQWEYQIAANHTESDGTKDTKTRLGFAGLKYKDLGSFDYGRNYGIIYDVGAWTDMIPEFGDDAYIKTDNFMNGRTNGVATYRNNNFFGLVDGLKFAVQYQGKNENDGRSASKANGDGWGLSSSYEIIDGLSVGAAYASSNRTTTQKAGTFGKGDKADIWAGGLKYDNNNVYLAATYSQSRNIAPISGTATINNNATSVSGFANKAEGIELVAQYQFDFGLRPSLGYVQQKGKDIEGIGDVDLVKYFDVAATYYFNKNMSTYVEYKINQLDDDNKLGLKNDDVVVVALTYQF, from the coding sequence ATGAAACGTAATCTTCTGGCCGTTATTATTCCGGCACTTTTACTTGCGCAAGCGGCACAGGCAGCAGAAATCTACAATAAAGACGGCAACAAACTCGATTTTTACGGTCGTGTAAAGGCCCTGCATTATTTCTCCGATGATGCCGGCAACGACGGTGATAAAACCTACGTGCGTATCGGCTTTAAAGGCGCGACTCAGATTAACGATATGCTGACCGGCTACGGCCAGTGGGAATATCAGATCGCCGCCAACCACACGGAATCCGACGGCACTAAAGACACCAAAACGCGTCTGGGCTTCGCCGGTCTGAAATATAAGGATCTCGGTTCCTTCGACTACGGCCGCAACTACGGCATCATTTACGACGTCGGCGCCTGGACGGATATGATCCCTGAATTCGGCGACGATGCTTACATCAAGACCGACAACTTTATGAACGGCCGTACCAACGGCGTCGCCACCTACCGCAATAACAACTTCTTCGGACTGGTCGACGGCCTGAAATTTGCCGTGCAGTACCAGGGCAAGAACGAAAACGACGGCCGCTCCGCCAGCAAGGCGAACGGCGACGGCTGGGGCCTCTCCTCCAGCTACGAAATCATCGACGGCCTGAGCGTGGGCGCCGCCTATGCCTCTTCCAACCGCACCACCACGCAAAAAGCGGGCACCTTCGGTAAAGGCGACAAGGCCGATATCTGGGCCGGTGGTCTGAAATACGACAACAACAACGTCTACCTGGCCGCGACTTATTCGCAGAGCCGCAATATCGCGCCTATTTCCGGCACCGCCACCATCAATAACAACGCCACTTCCGTTAGCGGCTTCGCCAATAAAGCGGAAGGGATTGAATTGGTCGCGCAATATCAGTTCGACTTCGGTCTGCGCCCATCGCTGGGTTACGTTCAGCAGAAAGGCAAAGATATTGAAGGCATCGGCGACGTCGATCTGGTGAAATATTTCGACGTAGCGGCAACCTATTACTTCAACAAAAACATGTCCACTTATGTCGAATATAAAATCAACCAGCTCGATGACGACAACAAGCTGGGTCTGAAAAACGACGACGTGGTTGTTGTCGCCCTGACCTACCAGTTCTGA
- a CDS encoding glutathione S-transferase family protein yields the protein MHDTYTLFGTQGCGSTIVAAALVLTAFPWGYEEVDYMQDGPERDRLLALNPLGQVPTLVLPNDEVMTESAAIILLLHDRAPHAELAPPGGSPLLPRFLRWLLFINAEIYPTFTYADHPQRWQPQAAGAEQLKNAVMDYRERLLRQLNAAAGAAGPWFLGKSFSALDLYVAVMCNWRPGRAWFRQHCPRLYAIAERVEQRPELNALLSAHFDGVAPLES from the coding sequence ATGCACGATACTTATACTTTGTTCGGCACGCAGGGCTGCGGCTCGACGATCGTGGCCGCCGCGTTGGTGTTGACCGCTTTCCCCTGGGGCTATGAGGAGGTGGACTACATGCAGGACGGCCCGGAGCGCGATCGCCTGCTGGCGCTGAACCCGTTGGGCCAGGTGCCCACCTTAGTGTTGCCCAATGACGAAGTGATGACGGAGAGTGCGGCGATCATTCTGTTGCTGCACGATCGCGCGCCGCACGCCGAACTGGCGCCGCCCGGCGGCTCGCCGCTGTTGCCGCGTTTTCTGCGCTGGCTGCTGTTCATCAACGCGGAGATTTACCCCACCTTCACCTATGCCGACCATCCGCAGCGCTGGCAGCCGCAGGCGGCGGGGGCGGAACAGCTGAAAAACGCGGTAATGGATTATCGCGAGCGCTTATTGCGGCAGCTGAACGCCGCCGCCGGCGCTGCGGGCCCGTGGTTTCTCGGCAAGAGCTTCAGCGCGTTGGATCTGTACGTGGCGGTGATGTGCAACTGGCGGCCGGGCCGCGCGTGGTTCCGGCAACACTGCCCGCGGCTGTACGCCATCGCAGAGCGGGTGGAACAGCGGCCGGAGCTGAATGCGTTGCTGAGCGCCCATTTCGACGGTGTTGCCCCGCTGGAATCGTGA
- a CDS encoding carboxymuconolactone decarboxylase family protein → MPSESQAGQQAFGDIAPKLAQLSDSVLFDDIWQRPALSPRERSLITVAALVALNRVEQLPFHLQLAQRNGVTRQQLAELITHLAFYAGWPAAASAVARLRELEQEDNHAV, encoded by the coding sequence ATGCCATCAGAATCCCAGGCCGGGCAGCAGGCGTTCGGCGATATTGCCCCCAAGCTGGCGCAGCTCAGCGACAGCGTTTTGTTTGACGATATTTGGCAGCGGCCGGCGCTGAGCCCGCGCGAGCGTAGCCTGATTACCGTCGCCGCGCTGGTGGCGCTCAACCGCGTGGAACAGCTGCCGTTTCACCTGCAGCTGGCGCAGCGCAACGGCGTGACGCGTCAGCAGCTGGCCGAGCTCATCACCCATCTGGCGTTCTACGCCGGCTGGCCCGCGGCGGCGTCGGCCGTGGCGCGCCTGCGTGAACTGGAACAGGAGGACAACCATGCCGTTTAG
- a CDS encoding tautomerase family protein: MPFSRIALHQGKSADYLQTLSDSLHQALVEAFEVPPTDKFQVIDQYRPGELIYDRDYLGGPRSAAFVLFYITAGRPRDTDTKRRFYGRLAALLAENLRLRPEDVMVVITTTQLDEWSFSAGRASMIDPQA, from the coding sequence ATGCCGTTTAGCCGCATCGCCCTGCATCAGGGCAAGTCCGCCGACTATCTGCAAACCTTGTCCGACAGCCTGCATCAGGCGCTGGTGGAGGCCTTCGAGGTGCCGCCGACGGATAAATTTCAGGTGATCGATCAATACCGCCCCGGTGAGCTTATCTACGATCGCGACTATCTCGGCGGGCCGCGCAGCGCGGCTTTCGTGCTGTTTTACATCACCGCCGGGCGGCCGCGCGACACCGACACCAAGCGGCGCTTCTACGGGCGGCTGGCGGCGCTGCTGGCGGAAAACCTGCGGCTGCGCCCCGAGGATGTGATGGTGGTGATCACCACCACCCAGTTGGACGAGTGGTCGTTCAGCGCCGGGCGCGCCTCGATGATCGATCCGCAGGCGTAA
- the dinG gene encoding ATP-dependent DNA helicase DinG, with translation MALSSAVKDQIGQWYKALQQQIPDFISRAPQRQMIAEVAKTLAGDYPRHLAIEAPTGVGKTLSYLIPGIAVGRAESKPLVVSTANVALQDQIYSKDLPLLKKIIPDLKFTGAFGRGRYVCPRNLAAMSTDVSQQGDLTLFLDDELAPSSGEEQALCQKLTKALARFEWDGLRDHYQQSIDDPLWAKLSTDKANCLGRNCHYIRECPFYIARKEIESADVVVANHALVMAALETESVLPNPKELLLVLDEGHHLPEVARDALEIDGEITALSTNLQLDMIVRQVEQCMTQYRPKNPPGLANSERLKNHCEELRELVQIFEHQVSAYLPGDSVAAEHRFEMGELPAEMVESCARLFKLTDALRGLAEFVLNDLTEQTGKHDIVRLHRSIIQMSRTLGYLEAMSKLWRLAALDKSSNAPISKWVTRELRDNVTHLYLHCVGIRVSDQLEKLLWRKVPHVVVTSATLRSLNSFARLQEMSGLSEKAGDRFETLSSPFNHVEQGKIVIPQMRYEPALANEAEHLEEMARCFRAEQASGKHKGMLILFSSHRAMQTFLSYVTDLRLMLLVQGDQPRYRLVEEHRKRVEKGVASVLVGLQSFAEGLDLKGELLTQVHIHKIAFPPIDSPVIITEGEWLKSLKRYPFEVQSLPSASFNLIQQVGRLIRSNQCYGEIVIYDRRLLTKNYGSRLLASLPVFPIEQRAVPEADKAHLAALKSAADAAKKEKKRGNPFARKRRR, from the coding sequence ATGGCGCTCTCCTCCGCAGTTAAAGATCAGATTGGCCAGTGGTACAAAGCCCTGCAGCAGCAAATACCGGATTTCATTTCCCGTGCGCCCCAGCGCCAGATGATCGCCGAGGTGGCGAAGACGCTGGCCGGCGACTACCCGCGCCATCTGGCGATCGAGGCGCCGACCGGCGTCGGCAAAACGCTGTCATACCTGATCCCGGGTATCGCCGTCGGGCGGGCGGAGAGTAAACCGCTGGTGGTCAGCACTGCCAACGTGGCGCTGCAGGACCAGATCTACAGCAAGGATTTGCCGCTGCTGAAAAAGATTATCCCCGATCTGAAATTTACCGGCGCCTTTGGCCGCGGGCGTTACGTGTGCCCGCGCAATCTGGCGGCGATGAGCACCGACGTTAGCCAACAGGGCGATCTGACGCTGTTCCTCGACGACGAGCTGGCGCCGTCCAGCGGCGAAGAGCAGGCGCTGTGCCAGAAGCTGACCAAGGCGCTGGCCCGCTTCGAGTGGGACGGGCTGCGCGATCACTATCAACAGAGCATCGACGATCCGCTGTGGGCCAAGCTGAGCACCGACAAGGCCAACTGCCTGGGGCGCAACTGCCACTATATTCGCGAATGCCCGTTCTATATCGCCCGCAAAGAGATCGAGAGCGCCGACGTGGTGGTGGCCAACCACGCGCTGGTGATGGCGGCGCTGGAGACGGAATCGGTGTTGCCGAACCCGAAAGAGCTGCTGCTGGTGCTGGACGAAGGCCACCATTTGCCGGAGGTGGCGCGCGACGCGCTGGAGATCGACGGGGAAATCACTGCGCTGTCGACCAACCTGCAGCTGGACATGATCGTGCGCCAGGTCGAGCAGTGCATGACGCAGTACCGGCCGAAGAATCCGCCGGGGCTGGCCAACAGCGAGCGGCTGAAAAACCATTGCGAGGAGCTGCGCGAGCTGGTGCAGATCTTCGAGCATCAGGTCAGCGCCTATCTGCCCGGCGACAGCGTGGCGGCCGAGCACCGTTTCGAGATGGGCGAGCTGCCGGCGGAGATGGTGGAGAGCTGCGCGCGGTTGTTCAAACTGACCGACGCGCTGCGCGGGCTGGCGGAGTTCGTGCTTAACGATCTCACCGAGCAGACCGGCAAGCATGACATCGTGCGCCTGCACCGGTCGATCATTCAGATGAGCCGCACGCTGGGCTATCTGGAGGCGATGAGCAAGCTGTGGCGGCTGGCGGCGCTCGACAAATCGTCCAACGCGCCGATCTCCAAATGGGTCACGCGCGAGCTGCGCGATAACGTCACCCATCTTTACCTGCACTGCGTCGGCATCCGCGTCAGCGACCAGCTGGAGAAGCTGCTGTGGCGCAAGGTGCCGCACGTGGTGGTCACCTCGGCTACGCTGCGTTCGCTGAACAGCTTCGCGCGTTTGCAGGAGATGAGCGGGTTGAGCGAGAAGGCCGGCGATCGTTTCGAAACGCTCTCTTCGCCGTTCAATCACGTCGAACAGGGCAAGATTGTCATTCCGCAGATGCGCTACGAACCGGCGCTCGCCAACGAGGCGGAACACCTCGAGGAGATGGCGCGATGTTTCCGCGCCGAGCAGGCGAGCGGCAAACACAAAGGCATGCTGATCCTGTTCAGCAGCCACCGGGCGATGCAGACTTTCCTCAGCTACGTGACCGATCTGCGGCTGATGCTGCTGGTGCAGGGCGACCAGCCGCGCTACCGGCTGGTGGAAGAGCACCGCAAGCGGGTGGAGAAGGGCGTCGCCAGCGTGCTGGTGGGGCTGCAATCGTTCGCCGAAGGGCTGGATCTGAAAGGCGAGCTGCTGACCCAGGTACACATTCACAAAATTGCGTTCCCGCCGATCGACAGCCCGGTGATCATTACCGAAGGCGAGTGGCTGAAATCGCTGAAGCGCTATCCGTTCGAAGTGCAGAGCCTGCCGAGCGCCTCGTTCAACCTGATCCAGCAGGTCGGCCGCCTGATCCGCAGCAACCAATGCTACGGCGAGATCGTGATCTACGATCGCCGGCTGTTGACCAAAAACTACGGTTCGCGGCTGTTGGCGTCGCTGCCGGTGTTCCCGATCGAACAGCGCGCGGTGCCGGAGGCCGACAAGGCGCATCTGGCGGCGCTGAAATCCGCCGCCGACGCGGCCAAAAAAGAGAAGAAGCGCGGCAACCCGTTCGCCCGCAAGCGGCGGCGTTAA
- a CDS encoding Lrp/AsnC family transcriptional regulator has translation MDDIDRQILTILAEDARASLKTLSAQVGLSSPSTSERLRRLEESGVIQGYTLNVNLQAVGYAFESLVRIKPLPGMLKKVEQLIQAIPEVVECDKVTGEDCFIVRLVAHSMAQLDHTLDRLAEHAQSNTSIVKTTPVKRRLPPLL, from the coding sequence ATGGATGATATCGATCGCCAAATCCTGACCATTCTGGCGGAAGATGCGCGTGCATCGTTGAAGACGCTGAGCGCGCAGGTGGGGCTGTCGTCGCCGAGCACGTCGGAAAGGCTGCGGCGGCTGGAGGAAAGCGGCGTGATCCAGGGCTATACCCTGAACGTCAATCTGCAGGCGGTGGGCTACGCCTTCGAGTCGCTGGTGCGCATCAAGCCGCTGCCGGGCATGCTGAAGAAGGTTGAACAGCTGATTCAGGCGATCCCGGAAGTGGTCGAGTGCGACAAGGTGACCGGCGAAGACTGCTTTATCGTGCGGCTGGTGGCGCACTCGATGGCGCAGCTCGACCACACCCTCGATCGGCTGGCCGAACACGCACAGAGCAACACCTCGATCGTGAAAACCACGCCGGTCAAACGCCGCCTGCCGCCGCTGCTCTGA
- a CDS encoding DMT family transporter yields the protein MNAEIKRGSLEMTAAMLISGSIGWFVLMSGQPVVNVVFWRCAVGALVLLAVCGALGQLRRDVLTRATLLLAIAGGVALVINWLLLFAAYSYASISIATAVYNTQPFMLVGLGALFLGERLTARKLLWLGLAFGGMMLVVLAQPRQAGEQSHYLAGIALALGAAFFYALMALAAKRLKGTPPHLIALIQVAVGAVMLLPLVDFHVSASAGQWGMLATLGVLHTGLMYVLMYGALQKLPTNLIGSLSFIYPIAAMLVDRLAFGHRLSAWQLLGAAIILLAAAGMNLLGERRARLLPASDGRRAG from the coding sequence ATGAATGCAGAGATAAAACGCGGCTCGCTGGAGATGACGGCGGCGATGCTGATTTCCGGCTCCATCGGCTGGTTTGTGCTGATGTCCGGCCAGCCGGTGGTCAACGTGGTGTTTTGGCGCTGCGCGGTGGGGGCGCTGGTGCTGCTGGCGGTGTGCGGCGCGCTGGGGCAGCTGCGGCGCGATGTGCTGACGCGCGCCACGCTGCTGCTGGCGATCGCCGGTGGGGTGGCGCTGGTGATCAACTGGCTGCTGCTGTTTGCCGCCTATTCCTATGCCTCTATCTCCATCGCCACGGCGGTGTACAACACCCAGCCGTTTATGCTGGTGGGGCTGGGGGCGCTGTTTCTGGGGGAACGGCTGACCGCCCGCAAGCTGCTGTGGCTGGGGCTGGCGTTCGGCGGCATGATGCTGGTGGTGCTGGCGCAGCCGCGGCAGGCGGGGGAACAGAGTCATTATTTGGCGGGCATTGCGCTGGCGCTCGGCGCGGCGTTTTTTTACGCCCTGATGGCGCTGGCGGCCAAGCGGCTGAAGGGCACGCCGCCGCATCTTATTGCGCTGATCCAGGTGGCGGTAGGGGCGGTGATGCTGTTGCCGCTGGTGGATTTCCACGTTTCGGCCAGCGCTGGGCAGTGGGGCATGCTGGCGACGCTCGGCGTGCTGCACACCGGCCTGATGTACGTGCTGATGTACGGCGCGCTGCAGAAGCTGCCGACCAACCTTATCGGCTCGCTGTCGTTCATCTACCCGATCGCCGCCATGCTGGTGGATCGCCTGGCGTTTGGCCACCGGCTGTCGGCCTGGCAGCTGTTGGGCGCGGCGATCATCCTGCTGGCGGCGGCGGGCATGAACCTGCTGGGCGAGCGGCGAGCGCGGCTGCTGCCGGCCTCGGACGGCCGGCGCGCCGGCTGA
- the prpR gene encoding propionate catabolism operon regulatory protein PrpR, with product MSDHVTPDKPVIWTVSITRLFDLFRDISLEFDHLATIIPIRLGFEEAVQHIRARLATEPCDAIIAAGSNGAYLKSRLSVPVILVKPGGFDLLQALSKARRTADRIGVITYKTPLPALLEFQQTFDLPLEQRSYVTEEDARGQIAELKAAGIQAVVGAGLISELAEEAGLTAIFLYSAATLRAAFSDALDVTRLMLGGGKRGGDYAARNTLQPRYGLSDLQGDSPQMEQTRRTIMLYARSPAAVLIEGETGTGKELAAQAIHREYFSRRGAPARGATPPFVAINCGAIAESLLEAELFGYEEGAFTGSRRGGRRGLLETANGGTLFLDEIGEMPLHLQTRLLRALEEKAVTRVGGQQPVAVDFRVISATHNHLEQAIQRGGFRADLFYRLSALRLQLPPLRARGDDIAMLAEHFLKRSLAALDVPLTEPLRAALAGCYATLSHYAWPGNLRELRNMMERVALMLSTGTAPSGETLRWLLPELAAATPPETPPAPVSAHEALARCGGDHAAAARLLGISRTTLWRRLKKTN from the coding sequence ATGAGCGATCACGTCACGCCGGACAAACCGGTGATCTGGACCGTCTCCATCACCCGCCTGTTCGATCTGTTCCGAGACATCAGCCTCGAGTTCGACCATCTGGCGACCATCATCCCGATCCGCCTCGGCTTTGAGGAGGCGGTGCAGCACATCCGCGCCCGCCTGGCTACCGAGCCTTGCGACGCCATCATCGCCGCCGGCTCCAACGGCGCCTACCTGAAAAGCCGCCTGTCGGTGCCGGTCATCCTGGTCAAGCCCGGCGGCTTCGACCTGCTGCAGGCGCTGAGCAAGGCGCGCAGAACCGCCGATCGGATCGGCGTCATCACCTATAAAACCCCTCTGCCCGCGCTGCTGGAGTTCCAGCAGACCTTCGATCTGCCGCTGGAGCAGCGCAGCTACGTCACCGAAGAGGACGCGCGCGGCCAGATCGCCGAGCTGAAAGCCGCCGGCATTCAGGCCGTGGTTGGAGCGGGCCTCATCAGCGAGTTGGCGGAAGAGGCCGGGCTCACCGCCATTTTTCTCTATTCCGCCGCCACCCTGCGCGCCGCCTTCAGCGATGCGCTGGACGTGACGCGCCTGATGCTGGGCGGCGGCAAACGCGGCGGCGATTACGCCGCGCGCAATACCCTGCAGCCGCGCTACGGGCTGAGCGATTTGCAAGGCGACTCCCCGCAGATGGAGCAGACGCGGCGCACCATCATGCTGTACGCCCGCTCGCCGGCGGCGGTATTAATTGAGGGAGAAACCGGCACCGGCAAGGAGCTGGCGGCGCAGGCGATCCACCGGGAATACTTTTCCCGGCGCGGCGCGCCGGCCAGAGGCGCGACGCCGCCGTTCGTCGCCATCAACTGCGGCGCCATAGCCGAATCGCTGCTGGAGGCGGAGCTGTTCGGCTATGAGGAAGGCGCCTTTACCGGCTCACGGCGCGGCGGCCGGCGCGGGCTGTTGGAAACCGCCAACGGCGGCACCCTGTTTCTGGATGAGATCGGCGAAATGCCGCTGCACCTGCAAACCCGGCTGCTGCGCGCGCTGGAAGAGAAGGCCGTCACCCGGGTCGGCGGGCAGCAGCCGGTGGCGGTCGACTTTCGCGTCATCAGCGCCACCCACAACCACCTGGAGCAGGCGATTCAACGGGGCGGCTTTCGCGCCGATCTGTTCTACCGCCTGAGCGCCCTGCGGCTGCAGCTGCCGCCATTGCGGGCGCGCGGCGACGATATCGCGATGCTGGCGGAACACTTTCTGAAGCGGTCGCTGGCGGCGCTCGACGTGCCGCTGACGGAGCCGCTGCGCGCCGCCCTGGCCGGCTGTTACGCCACGCTGAGTCATTACGCCTGGCCCGGCAACCTGCGCGAACTGCGCAACATGATGGAGCGGGTGGCGCTGATGCTGAGCACCGGCACCGCGCCGAGCGGCGAGACGCTGCGCTGGCTGCTGCCGGAGCTGGCGGCGGCCACGCCGCCCGAGACGCCGCCAGCGCCCGTCTCCGCCCACGAAGCGCTGGCGCGATGCGGAGGCGACCACGCCGCCGCCGCCCGATTGCTCGGGATCAGCCGCACCACCTTATGGCGCCGGCTGAAAAAAACGAACTGA
- the prpB gene encoding methylisocitrate lyase, producing MTLRSPGLAFRQALSKEKPLQIAGAINANHALLAQRAGFQAIYLSGGGVAAGSLGLPDLGISTLDDVLTDIRRITDVCPLPLLVDVDSGFGASAFNVARTVRSVSKAGAAALHIEDQVGAKRCGHRPNKAIVSTGEMVDRIKAAVDARSDPDFVIMARTDALAVEGLEAAIERAQAYVAAGADMLFPEAITELGMYRRFAEATQVPILANITEFGATPLFTTDELRSAQVDMALYPLSAFRAMNRAAERVYRALREEGTQKSVIDTMQTRNELYESINYYLFEEKLDALFARQRDE from the coding sequence ATGACGCTGCGCTCACCCGGGCTCGCCTTTCGCCAGGCCCTGAGTAAAGAAAAACCCCTGCAAATCGCCGGCGCGATCAACGCCAACCATGCGCTGCTGGCCCAGCGGGCCGGATTCCAGGCCATCTACCTTTCCGGCGGCGGCGTGGCGGCCGGTTCGTTGGGGCTGCCGGATCTGGGCATTTCGACCCTGGACGATGTGCTGACCGACATTCGCCGCATCACCGACGTTTGCCCGCTGCCGCTGCTGGTGGATGTCGACAGCGGTTTCGGCGCTTCGGCGTTCAACGTCGCCCGCACGGTGCGATCGGTGAGCAAGGCCGGGGCGGCGGCGCTGCATATCGAAGATCAGGTCGGCGCCAAGCGCTGCGGCCATCGCCCCAATAAGGCCATCGTTTCCACCGGAGAGATGGTGGATCGCATCAAGGCGGCGGTGGATGCGCGCAGCGATCCGGACTTCGTGATCATGGCGCGCACCGATGCGCTCGCGGTGGAGGGGCTGGAGGCGGCCATCGAGCGCGCTCAGGCTTACGTGGCGGCCGGGGCCGACATGCTGTTTCCGGAAGCGATCACCGAGCTGGGCATGTACCGCCGCTTTGCTGAGGCGACGCAGGTGCCGATCCTGGCCAACATCACCGAATTCGGCGCGACGCCGCTGTTTACCACCGACGAACTGCGCAGCGCCCAGGTGGATATGGCGCTGTATCCGCTGTCGGCCTTCCGGGCGATGAACCGCGCGGCGGAGCGGGTGTACCGCGCTTTGCGCGAGGAGGGCACGCAGAAAAGCGTCATCGACACCATGCAGACCCGCAACGAGCTGTACGAAAGCATCAACTACTATTTGTTCGAAGAGAAACTCGACGCCCTGTTCGCTCGCCAACGCGACGAATAG